From a region of the Xanthomonas rydalmerensis genome:
- a CDS encoding BlaI/MecI/CopY family transcriptional regulator codes for MRRKSIGDQELALLQYIAEQGDASVGEVAAGFGEARGLARSTVLTMMERLRAKAYLRRRQVQGVYRYAATSGQDDVVRSAVGSFVEKTLQGSVSPFVAWMSQRAEVSDTELAELEALVAKLQSQRRED; via the coding sequence ATGCGCCGCAAATCGATCGGGGACCAGGAGCTGGCCCTGCTGCAGTACATCGCCGAACAGGGCGATGCCAGCGTCGGCGAGGTTGCCGCCGGGTTCGGCGAGGCGCGCGGGCTGGCGCGTTCGACGGTGCTGACCATGATGGAGCGCCTGCGTGCCAAGGCCTATCTGCGCCGGCGCCAGGTGCAGGGCGTGTACCGCTATGCCGCCACCAGCGGCCAGGACGACGTGGTGCGCAGCGCGGTCGGCAGCTTCGTCGAGAAGACGCTGCAGGGCTCGGTGTCGCCGTTCGTGGCGTGGATGTCGCAGCGCGCCGAGGTCAGCGATACGGAACTGGCCGAACTGGAGGCCCTGGTGGCCAAACTGCAATCGCAACGGCGGGAGGACTGA
- a CDS encoding M56 family metallopeptidase yields the protein MHSLLGTDVFESLLSRLLATSVQTVVLVALIWALCRWLPTLPAATRCRLWWLVAAQSVLGLLWAGALQLPVLPSAPTPVAAAPAVATVPVTPAGPATPPVPVSAQAPMQVNVNATAATAAAITAPSATASAVGLPWAQALVALWLAGVLVCTAHSVLAYRRSRQRAREAAPCTDTALLGALRLAAEAHGLREPPQLRLCAHTDSPQLIGPWRPVLLLPARRMASLRADDLDMALTHELVHLQRRDLWWGLLPAVAQHLFFFHPLVHLANREYALAREAACDAAVVAGHRHCRHDYARLLVQLGVAPRPSAGLASASPTFLSLKRRLLMLQTTSAFPRLGAALILTAVTVLGVTPLRLVAQPGHAVAPASKSGSARAAAPTAAEADTAAEAADAAADAAEAAADAAAEAAEKAADAADAAGTDNDTAMDDGAAARAANVPGAPLPPRTATSATSATPSRRASAPVAPLPPPAPLAPPAPAVPAVPPAIGSRISTRSVQKTRNGRLEQSYVRVKGSHSTMSGSSDDLAAMKRETQGDGLWFRRGDKRYVVHDPALLARFDALFEPMGKLGAQQGELGKRQGALGREQGELGREQGKLAQEAAARALERIDMDAIAAKAQGHAQAELAKRQDALSAKMRALGEQQAVLGRQQGELGARQGELSAQADREVDRLLDAAIAAGSAQRLE from the coding sequence ATGCACAGCCTGTTGGGGACGGACGTGTTCGAGAGCCTGTTGTCGCGCTTGTTGGCGACGAGCGTGCAGACGGTGGTGCTGGTCGCGCTGATCTGGGCGCTGTGCCGCTGGCTGCCGACCTTGCCGGCGGCGACGCGTTGCCGGCTGTGGTGGCTGGTCGCCGCGCAGAGCGTGCTGGGCCTGTTGTGGGCCGGTGCGCTGCAGTTGCCCGTACTGCCGTCCGCGCCTACGCCGGTGGCGGCGGCACCGGCGGTCGCCACGGTGCCGGTGACGCCGGCAGGTCCTGCGACCCCGCCTGTGCCTGTATCGGCGCAGGCGCCGATGCAGGTCAACGTCAACGCGACTGCCGCGACCGCGGCGGCGATCACCGCCCCGTCGGCAACGGCATCCGCAGTCGGCTTGCCCTGGGCGCAGGCGCTGGTGGCGCTGTGGCTGGCCGGCGTGCTGGTCTGCACCGCGCACAGCGTCCTGGCCTACCGCCGCAGCCGCCAGCGTGCACGCGAGGCGGCACCGTGCACCGACACCGCCCTGCTCGGCGCGCTGCGCCTGGCGGCCGAGGCACACGGCCTGCGCGAGCCACCGCAGTTGCGGTTGTGTGCGCACACCGATTCGCCGCAACTGATCGGGCCGTGGCGGCCGGTGCTGTTGCTGCCGGCGCGGCGCATGGCCAGCCTGCGCGCCGACGATCTGGACATGGCGCTGACCCATGAGCTGGTGCACCTGCAGCGTCGCGATCTGTGGTGGGGGCTGCTGCCGGCGGTGGCGCAACACCTGTTCTTCTTCCATCCGCTGGTGCACCTGGCCAACCGCGAGTACGCCCTGGCCCGCGAAGCGGCCTGCGATGCGGCCGTGGTCGCCGGCCACCGCCATTGCCGCCACGACTACGCGCGGCTGCTGGTGCAGCTGGGCGTGGCGCCGCGACCCAGCGCCGGCCTGGCCAGCGCGTCGCCGACCTTCCTGAGCCTGAAACGGAGATTGCTGATGCTGCAGACCACGTCCGCTTTTCCGCGCCTGGGCGCGGCCCTGATCCTGACCGCGGTGACCGTGCTCGGCGTGACGCCGCTGCGCCTGGTGGCCCAGCCCGGCCACGCCGTCGCGCCTGCCAGCAAGTCGGGTTCCGCCCGTGCAGCGGCGCCGACCGCCGCCGAGGCCGATACCGCAGCCGAGGCGGCCGACGCTGCAGCCGACGCAGCCGAGGCCGCTGCCGATGCGGCCGCCGAGGCAGCGGAGAAGGCGGCCGACGCCGCCGATGCGGCCGGCACGGACAACGACACGGCCATGGATGACGGCGCCGCCGCACGTGCCGCCAATGTGCCCGGTGCGCCGCTGCCGCCGCGTACGGCCACCTCCGCCACTTCTGCGACGCCGTCGCGCCGTGCGTCGGCGCCGGTCGCGCCGTTGCCGCCACCCGCGCCGCTTGCGCCGCCGGCACCGGCCGTCCCAGCCGTCCCGCCAGCCATCGGTTCGCGGATCAGCACGCGGTCGGTACAGAAGACCCGCAACGGCCGGCTCGAACAGTCGTATGTCCGGGTCAAGGGCAGCCATTCGACGATGAGCGGCAGCAGCGACGATCTCGCCGCCATGAAGCGCGAGACCCAGGGCGATGGCCTGTGGTTCCGGCGCGGCGACAAGCGCTATGTAGTGCACGATCCTGCATTGTTGGCCCGCTTCGATGCGCTGTTCGAGCCGATGGGCAAGCTGGGCGCGCAGCAGGGCGAACTCGGCAAGCGCCAGGGCGCATTGGGCCGCGAGCAGGGCGAGTTGGGTCGGGAACAAGGCAAGCTGGCGCAGGAAGCCGCGGCGCGGGCGCTGGAGCGCATCGACATGGACGCCATCGCTGCCAAGGCGCAGGGGCATGCCCAGGCGGAACTTGCCAAGCGCCAGGACGCGCTGTCGGCGAAGATGCGCGCGCTCGGCGAACAGCAGGCCGTGCTGGGCCGGCAGCAGGGAGAACTGGGCGCGCGCCAGGGCGAATTGAGCGCCCAGGCCGATCGCGAAGTCGACCGCCTGCTCGACGCCGCCATCGCCGCGGGCAGCGCGCAGCGGCTGGAGTGA
- a CDS encoding ribonuclease H-like domain-containing protein, producing the protein MSISLERLRALRRQAGDASAERTPASAGNRTVADAAPASRAGAAAATPMHVSRQSSAATRDDVSRPTAPPTARTQPAPPRSGGTDTAVAPPIAIAPFDRGGTDVSALRRLLGLRERAVAPAAAAGVRRPATAPDRHLPGVEIAPGLHLIEAFLPQPIPATSLSLAFARREDAVAPTDLLFFDTETTGLAGGTGTRAFMIGAADWTVHPADGPGLRIRQLLMATMGAEKAMLEAFRAWLRPGTVLSSYNGRCYDAPLLKTRYRLARCADPLSALDHVDLLHPTRRRYRGTWENCKLATIERQLLRVVREDDLPGSEAPAAWLGYLRGGNARNLRRVAAHNHQDVVTLALLLQRLVAAEAEERALAAAASV; encoded by the coding sequence ATGAGCATCAGCCTGGAGCGCCTGCGCGCACTGCGTCGGCAGGCCGGCGACGCCAGCGCGGAGCGCACGCCGGCGTCCGCTGGCAACCGCACCGTGGCGGACGCGGCTCCTGCGTCGCGCGCGGGCGCTGCCGCGGCGACGCCCATGCACGTGTCGCGGCAATCATCGGCGGCGACGCGCGACGACGTATCGCGTCCGACTGCACCGCCAACCGCACGCACGCAACCGGCTCCCCCGCGCAGCGGCGGCACCGATACTGCAGTGGCCCCGCCCATCGCCATCGCCCCGTTCGATCGCGGTGGCACCGATGTGTCCGCACTGCGGCGCCTGCTCGGCCTGCGCGAGCGTGCCGTCGCGCCCGCCGCGGCTGCGGGCGTACGCAGGCCGGCGACGGCGCCGGACCGGCATCTGCCCGGGGTGGAGATCGCGCCCGGCCTGCACCTGATCGAGGCGTTTCTGCCGCAGCCGATTCCCGCGACGTCGCTATCGCTCGCCTTCGCCCGGCGCGAGGATGCGGTGGCGCCGACCGACTTGCTGTTCTTCGATACCGAGACCACCGGCCTGGCCGGCGGCACCGGCACCCGCGCCTTCATGATCGGTGCCGCCGACTGGACCGTGCATCCGGCCGATGGCCCGGGCCTGCGCATCCGCCAGTTGCTGATGGCCACGATGGGCGCCGAGAAGGCGATGCTGGAAGCGTTCCGCGCCTGGCTGCGGCCGGGCACGGTGCTGTCCAGCTACAACGGCCGCTGCTACGACGCGCCGCTGCTGAAGACCCGTTACCGGCTGGCGCGCTGCGCCGATCCGCTGTCGGCGCTGGACCACGTGGACCTGCTGCATCCCACCCGCCGCCGCTACCGCGGCACCTGGGAGAACTGCAAGCTCGCCACCATCGAGCGGCAGTTGCTGCGGGTGGTGCGCGAGGACGACCTGCCAGGATCCGAAGCACCGGCGGCGTGGCTGGGCTACCTGCGCGGCGGCAACGCACGCAACCTGCGCCGCGTCGCCGCGCACAACCATCAGGACGTGGTCACGCTGGCGCTGCTGCTGCAGCGCCTGGTCGCCGCCGAGGCCGAGGAGCGGGCGTTGGCGGCGGCTGCGTCGGTGTAG
- a CDS encoding DEAD/DEAH box helicase, with protein sequence MPAHALAPRTEDAERALSTTDGMPSRDGALLSARLERRYHDRITGSFTIPGQAGRYAPIPDDVPPALAAALRERGIAQLYSHQAQAWDAAQRGEHVAIVTPTASGKSLCYTLPVVAAAMTAQAKALYLFPTKALAQDQVAELLDLNRAGDLGVKAFTFDGDTPGDARQAIRLHGDIVVSNPDMLHQAILPHHTKWAQFFENLRYVVIDEIHTYRGVFGSHVANVLRRLKRICAFYGVTPQFILCSATIGNPRAHAEALIEQRVHAITDSGAPSGDKHVLLWNPPVVNADLGLRASARSQSNRIARIAIKSGLKTLVFAQTRLMVEVLTKYLKDIFDHDPRKPPRIRAYRGGYLPSERREAERAMRAGSIDGIVSTSALELGVDIGALDVVVLNGYPGSVAATWQRFGRAGRRQQPALGVLVASSQPLDQYVVRHPDFFADASPEHARIAPDQPLILFDHIRCAAFELTFVAGEAFGPMDPAVFLEALAESEVVHQEGDRWEWIADSYPANAVSLRSVADGNFVVVDKTDGKQQIIAEVDYSAAALTLYEGAIHMVQSTPYQVEKLDWEGRKAYVTRTHVDYYTDSIDFTKLKVLDRFDGGAAGRGDAHHGEVHVVRRVAGYKKIRYYTHENIGYGPVNLPDQELHTTAVWWQLPQATLLKAFGSKQDALDGFLGAAYALHVVATVAVMADARDLQQAVGDGDGAWFAVADAKGRGQLRGGDTGEPASIELQQFVPTVYLYDNFPGGVGLSEPLWRRQAELVQRARELVQGCDCVAGCPACVGPVLAAQEASATTPRALALRVLRLLLDGEDDAALDAHGATTIVADADADALPEWSA encoded by the coding sequence ATGCCCGCCCACGCCCTAGCCCCGCGCACCGAGGACGCCGAGCGCGCCCTGTCCACCACCGACGGGATGCCCTCGCGCGATGGCGCCCTGCTCAGCGCGCGGCTGGAGCGCCGCTACCACGACCGCATCACCGGCAGCTTCACCATCCCCGGCCAGGCCGGCCGCTACGCGCCGATCCCGGACGACGTGCCGCCAGCGCTGGCCGCCGCGCTGCGCGAACGCGGCATCGCGCAGCTGTACAGCCACCAGGCACAGGCCTGGGACGCGGCACAGCGCGGCGAGCACGTGGCCATCGTCACCCCCACCGCCTCGGGCAAGTCGCTGTGCTACACGCTGCCGGTGGTGGCCGCGGCGATGACCGCGCAGGCCAAGGCGCTGTACCTGTTCCCGACCAAGGCGCTGGCGCAGGACCAGGTGGCCGAGCTGCTGGACCTCAACCGCGCCGGCGACCTCGGGGTGAAGGCCTTCACCTTCGACGGCGACACGCCGGGCGATGCGCGCCAGGCGATCCGCCTGCACGGCGACATCGTGGTCAGCAACCCGGACATGCTGCACCAGGCGATCCTGCCGCATCACACCAAGTGGGCGCAGTTCTTCGAGAACCTGCGCTACGTGGTGATCGACGAGATCCACACCTACCGCGGCGTGTTCGGCAGCCACGTCGCCAACGTGCTGCGCCGGCTCAAGCGCATCTGCGCGTTCTATGGCGTCACGCCGCAGTTCATCCTGTGCTCGGCCACCATCGGCAACCCGCGTGCGCATGCCGAGGCGCTGATCGAGCAGCGCGTGCACGCCATCACCGACTCCGGCGCGCCCAGCGGCGACAAGCACGTACTGCTGTGGAACCCGCCGGTGGTCAACGCCGACCTGGGCCTGCGCGCCTCGGCGCGCTCGCAGAGCAATCGCATCGCGCGCATCGCGATCAAGTCCGGGCTCAAGACCCTGGTGTTCGCGCAGACCCGGTTGATGGTGGAAGTGCTGACCAAGTACCTGAAGGACATCTTCGACCACGACCCGCGCAAGCCGCCACGCATCCGCGCCTACCGCGGCGGCTACCTGCCCAGCGAGCGCCGCGAGGCCGAGCGGGCGATGCGCGCCGGCAGCATCGACGGCATCGTCTCCACCTCGGCGCTGGAGCTGGGCGTGGACATCGGCGCGCTGGACGTGGTGGTGCTCAACGGCTACCCCGGCAGCGTCGCCGCCACCTGGCAGCGCTTCGGCCGCGCCGGGCGCCGCCAGCAGCCGGCGCTGGGCGTGCTGGTGGCCAGTTCGCAGCCGCTGGACCAGTATGTGGTGCGGCACCCGGACTTCTTCGCCGACGCCTCGCCCGAACACGCCCGCATCGCCCCGGACCAGCCGCTGATCCTGTTCGACCACATCCGCTGCGCCGCGTTCGAACTGACCTTCGTCGCCGGCGAGGCGTTCGGGCCAATGGACCCGGCGGTGTTCCTGGAGGCGCTGGCCGAGAGCGAGGTGGTGCACCAGGAAGGCGACCGCTGGGAATGGATCGCCGACAGCTATCCGGCCAACGCGGTGAGCCTGCGCTCGGTCGCCGACGGCAACTTCGTGGTGGTGGACAAGACCGACGGCAAGCAGCAGATCATCGCCGAGGTGGACTATTCCGCTGCCGCGCTGACCCTCTACGAAGGCGCCATCCACATGGTGCAGAGCACGCCGTACCAGGTGGAGAAGCTGGACTGGGAAGGACGCAAGGCCTACGTCACCCGCACCCACGTCGACTACTACACCGACAGCATCGACTTCACCAAGCTCAAGGTGCTGGACCGCTTCGACGGCGGCGCGGCCGGCCGCGGCGACGCGCACCACGGCGAGGTGCACGTGGTGCGGCGCGTGGCCGGCTACAAGAAGATCCGCTACTACACCCACGAGAACATCGGCTACGGCCCGGTCAACCTGCCCGACCAGGAACTGCACACCACCGCGGTGTGGTGGCAGCTGCCGCAGGCCACGCTGCTCAAGGCGTTCGGCAGCAAGCAGGACGCGCTGGACGGCTTCCTCGGCGCCGCCTACGCCCTGCACGTGGTGGCCACGGTGGCGGTGATGGCCGATGCGCGCGACCTGCAGCAGGCGGTGGGCGACGGCGACGGCGCCTGGTTCGCGGTAGCCGACGCCAAGGGCCGCGGCCAGCTGCGCGGCGGCGACACCGGCGAGCCGGCCAGCATCGAACTGCAGCAGTTCGTGCCCACCGTGTACCTGTACGACAACTTCCCCGGCGGCGTCGGCCTGAGCGAGCCGCTGTGGCGGCGCCAGGCCGAGCTGGTGCAGCGCGCGCGCGAACTGGTGCAGGGCTGCGACTGCGTCGCAGGCTGCCCGGCCTGCGTCGGCCCGGTGCTGGCGGCGCAGGAAGCCAGCGCGACCACGCCCCGGGCGCTGGCGCTGCGCGTGCTGCGCTTGCTGCTCGACGGCGAGGACGACGCGGCGCTGGACGCGCACGGCGCGACCACGATCGTCGCCGATGCCGATGCCGACGCGCTGCCGGAGTGGAGCGCATGA
- the trhA gene encoding PAQR family membrane homeostasis protein TrhA: protein MPVSASPIPPHYRTAAARRADLLVHAAGLLLAVVGGALLVWRAHANDALIAATCVYALGLLTMFACSAAYNFAPPQRQPVLRKLDHAGIFVMIAGSYTPFFVLALSGAWVWSMTLAVWGVALFGVFAKLFLPGIAKGFWVAIYLLLGWAGMVAVKPIVAGLDTPVLWLIAAGGAIYTVGVAFYVRKSMLYNRAIWHAHVLGGALAHWCAIWLCLRPLSPT, encoded by the coding sequence TTGCCCGTGTCCGCTTCCCCGATTCCCCCGCACTACCGCACCGCTGCCGCCCGCCGCGCCGATCTGCTCGTGCATGCCGCCGGCCTGCTGCTGGCCGTGGTCGGCGGCGCGCTGCTGGTCTGGCGCGCGCATGCCAACGACGCGCTGATCGCAGCCACCTGCGTCTACGCGCTGGGACTGCTGACCATGTTCGCGTGCTCGGCGGCTTACAACTTCGCCCCGCCGCAGCGCCAGCCGGTGCTGCGCAAGCTCGACCATGCCGGCATCTTCGTGATGATCGCCGGCTCCTACACGCCGTTCTTCGTGCTGGCGCTGTCCGGTGCCTGGGTCTGGTCGATGACCCTGGCGGTGTGGGGCGTGGCCTTGTTCGGCGTGTTCGCCAAGCTGTTCCTGCCCGGCATCGCCAAGGGCTTCTGGGTGGCGATCTACCTGCTGCTGGGGTGGGCGGGGATGGTCGCGGTCAAGCCGATCGTGGCCGGGTTGGACACGCCAGTGCTGTGGCTGATCGCCGCCGGGGGTGCGATCTACACGGTGGGCGTGGCGTTCTACGTGCGCAAGTCGATGCTCTACAACCGCGCAATCTGGCATGCGCACGTGCTCGGCGGCGCGCTGGCGCACTGGTGCGCGATCTGGTTGTGCCTGCGCCCGCTGTCGCCGACGTGA